Part of the Vagococcus teuberi genome, GGGCTGTTCGCCCATTAAAGCGGCACGCGAGCTGGGTTCAGAACGTCGTGAGACAGTTCGGTCCCTATCCGTCGCGGGCGTTGGAAATTTGAGAGGAGCTGTCCTTAGTACGAGAGGACCGGGATGGACATACCTCTGGTGTACCAGTTGTTCTGCCAAGGGCATTGCTGGGTAGCTATGTATGGACGGGATAAACGCTGAAAGCATCTAAGCGTGAAGCCCCCCTCAAGATGAGATTTCCCATTCCTTTAAGGAAGTAAGACCCCTGAAAGATGATCAGGTAGATAGGCTAGGAGTGGAAGTACAGTGATGTATGGAGCGGACTAGTACTAATCGGTCGAGGACTTAACCAAAATAAGCGGTGGACAATTATGATGATAGATAACTTTAACATCCAGTTTTGAGTGAGCAATTACTCAATAATATATAAGTGCGGTGACGATGGCAAGAAGGATACACCTGTAACCATGCCGAACACAGAAGTTAAGCTTCTTAGCGCCGAGGGTAGTGAAGGGTTTCCCTTTGTGAGAGTAGGACGTTGCCGTGCTTATATTAATTATTATCCGGCATAGCTCAGTTGGTAGTAGCGCATGACTGTTAATCATGATGTCGTAGGTTCGAGTCCTACTGCCGGAGTTCTTTTATAAGAAGGTTAAAACTCAGGAGAGTTGTCCGAGTTGGCCGAAGGAGCATGATTGGAAATCATGTAGGCGGTAATAACTGTCTCAAGGGTTCGAATCCCTTACTCTCCGTATCTAAAAGAAAAATTATATTGGCCCGTTGGTCAAGCGGTTAAGACACCGCCCTTTCACGGCGGTAACACGGGTTCGATTCCCGTACGGGTCATAACAAATTAAAGAAATAAAACCATAACTAGGTTCCGTGGTGTAGGGGTTAACATGCCTGCCTGTCACGCAGGAGATCGCGGGTTCGATTCCCGTCGGGACCGTTATTGGCGCAGTAGCTCAGTTGGTAGAGCAACGGATTGAAGCTCCGTGTGTCGGCAGTTCGATTCTGTCTTGCGCCATTTGGAGGGGTAGCGAAGTGGCTAAACGCGGCGGACTGTAAATCCGCTCCTTCGGGTTCGGCAGTTCGAATCTGCCCCCCTCCATATTTAAAGGGGTATAGTTTAGCGGTAGAACTACGGTCTCCAAAACCGTCAGCGTGGGTTCGATTCCTACTACCCCTGTTATAATTATGGCGACTGTGGCGAAGTGGTTAACGCACCGGATTGTGGCTCCGGCATTCGTGGGTTCGATTCCCATCAGTCGCCTTTTTATTATTGGGCTATAGCCAAGCGGTAAGGCAACGGACTTTGACTCCGTCACTCGTTGGTTCGAATCCAGCTAGCCCAGTTTATTTAAAGGCGGTATAGCCAAGTGGTAAGGCAGAGGTCTGCAAAACCTTTATCATCGGTTCAAATCCGGTTACCGCCTCTTGTTTTGCCGGCGTGGCGGAATTGGCAGACGCGCTGGACTCAAAATCCAGTGCCCATTGAGGGCGTGCCGGTTCGACCCCGGCCGCCGGTATAATCTAGTGAAGAAAGAGCTTTGAATGCTAGCATTCAAAGCTCTTTTAGTATATGTAAATCGTATTATTATAAATATCAATAAATCTTTAGTATAATAAAGGTCAATATAAGTCAATTAAATAGTAAGGGGTGGTAATCTAATGGAGAATAAAAATATGTCTGATATTATAGAAGAGTATTTAAAAGAATTGTTGGTTAATGAAGATATTATAGAAATTAAACGAGCGGAAATTGCTGATCAGTTTAATTGCGTCCCATCGCAAATTAATTATGTTATAAATACAAGGTTTACCATTCCAAAAGGGTATCGAGTCGAAAGTAAACGCGGTGGTGGTGGTTATATTCGTATTGTTAAGGTAAAATTAATTCAGTATAAAACTAAATTGTGTGAAGAAATACCTGAAATGATTAGTAATGGTTTGACAGAGAGTGAGGCATTTGCTATTTTAAATGAACTACAAGATAATGATATTATTACATTACGTGAAAAGCATTTGTTACATTCAGCCTTTAAATTGACAGGGATTAGTCGTTCCACTGAAGAAAAACTATTAAGAGCGAATATGATGATTGATGTGCTGGAGCGCTTAACTTATGAAGAAGAGGAGCGAGATATATGAGCGAATTATTTACGAAACGTGCAAATGATGTACTGGAATTAGCACAAGAGAGTGCTAGATATTTTAAACATGATGTTGTTGGAACTGAAGATCTATTATTAGGACTAGTAAAAGAGCCAAGAGGAGTTGGTGGAAAAGCAATTAGAAAATTAAACATAGACGAAGAAACCATATTTGAAGAGATTGAGCAGGTTGTTCAATATGGTAGCTATAAAACCAAAAAAGGTCAGCTTTTACCATATTCACCTAGAGCAAAAGATGTGTTAGCTTTTGCTGGAGAAGAGGCTAAACGACTAGGAGCACCCAGTATTGGTACTGAGCACATTTTACTTGCTTTAATTAGAGAAGATACCTTGCTCTCAGCACGTATTCTACAGAACTTTACGGTAGATTTAAAAAAATTACGCAAAGATATTTTAAAAAGAGTTGGTATTAATGAAAATAGTAAGAATGGAAAGTCTCGTAAAACAGCAAAATCACTAACAAATGAAGGGACACCGACATTGGAGTCATTGGCTAGAGATTTAACTCAAAGTGCTAGAGAAAAACGATTGGATCCGTTAGTTGGCCGAGATACCGAAGTGGAAAGACTGATCCAAATATTGAGTCGTCGTACAAAAAATAACCCGGTTTTAGTTGGAGACCCAGGTGTAGGTAAAACGGCAATTGCTGAAGGATTAGCACAACGCATTGTTGAAGCCAATGTTCCAAAAGATATGAGAAATAAACGAGTGATGATGCTTGATATGGGAGCAGTAGTTGCAGGAACAAAATATCGTGGTGAATTTGAAGATCGCATGAAAAAATTAGTGGATGAAATTTATCATGATGGCGAAGTTATTTTGTTTATTGATGAATTACATACGTTGATTGGTGCTGGTGGAGCTGAAGGTGCGATTGATGCATCTAATATTTTAAAACCTGCTCTTGCTCGTGGTGAATTACAAACAATAGGGGCAACGACGTTAGATGAATATCAAAAATATATTGAAAAAGATCCTGCATTAGAGAGACGTTTTGCTAAAATTTTAGTGGATGAACCAAACGAAGAAGAAACAATTGATATTTTATCAGGACTAAAAACACAATATGAAGAGCATCATCAAGTAGCGATTACACAAGAAGCTATTGAGGCAGCTGTAAAATTATCTATTCGTTACATTAATGATCGTCAGCTTCCTGATAAAGCTATTGATTTGATAGATGAGGCAGCTGCCAAAGTACGCTTGAATCAAGCGGAAAAACCATCTCCAATAGTGAAACAACAACAGGTATTAGCTGATATCTATAAGGAAAAAGAAGAAGCGATTATCTCACAAAATTTTGCCGAAGTGGTTGAAATTCGAGAGATAGAAAAGAAAGCCTTAAAAAAATTAGCAAAATTAGTTGAAAAACAAGAAAAAGAATCAACTGGTTATACACAAAAAGTGACCGAAGAAGATATTGAATCTGTCATTTCTCAATGGACTGGTATTCCTTTAACACAGTTAGAGAAAAAAGAGAGTGAACGATTACTTGATTTGGAAAAGGTCATGCATGAACGTGTTGTCGGCCAAGAAGAGGCTGTAGAATCTGTTTCACGTGCCATTCGACGTGCGCGAAGTGGATTGAAGAGTCCTAATCGTCCAATTGGGTCATTTATGTTTTTAGGGCCAACAGGTGTTGGGAAAACAGAACTAGCTAAAACAATTGCTGAAGTGATGTTTGGTTCAGAAGATGCCTTGATTCGAGTGGATATGTCTGAATTTATGGAAAAACATAGTACAAGTCGTTTAGTCGGCTCCCCTCCAGGATATGTTGGTTATGATGAAGGAGGACAATTGACTGAGCGAATTCGTCAAAAACCATATTCTGTTGTATTACTTGATGAGGTAGAAAAAGCTCATCCTGATGTGTTTAATGTGTTGTTGCAAGTACTAGATGATGGGCATTTAACTGATGCCAAAGGTCGTAAAGTAGATTTTAAAAATACAATTATTATCATGACATCAAATATCGGCGCTACTTCTTTACGAGATGAAAAGACTGTTGGATTTGGTGTAGCAAATGAAACCAAAGATTATAAAGCGATGAAATCTCGTATATTAGAAGAATTGAAAAAATCATTTAGACCGGAATTTTTAAATCGTGTAGATGAAGTGGTCGTATTCCACTCATTAAATAAACAACAATTACATGATATCGTGAAAATCATGTCTAAAGATGTTGTTGAGAGATTAAAAGAACAAGATATTACATTAAAATTAACTTCAGCAGCTATTGATGTTATCAGTAGTGAAGGGTTTGATCCGGAATACGGAGCTCGTCCAATTCGTCGTGCTTTGCAAAAAGAAGTCGAAGATAGACTAAGTGAATTACTCTTGTCAGGTGAACTTCAAACAGGAGATATAGTGACTCTTGGTGCATCAAAAGGGAAAATTAATACAAAAGTAAAAAAGGTAGAAAAAGTGTAACAAACAAGCGTTAGTTAGTTAAATAACTAGCGCTTTTACCTTGTGAAAGTTTGCGGTTTATCTATGCAATATGTTAGGATAAAAAGTGTTTATAAAGGATAGGAGTGTCTAGAATGATAGAGATAAGTACGACAGTGGACTCATTAGAACAGGCACGTCAACTGGTCGAATTGGATATTGATGTAATTTGTTTTGGAGAAGAGGAATTTGGGTTACGTTTACCGCATTATTTCGCAAGAGAAGAAATGACTGAATTGGTTCAATTAGCTCATAGTAAAGGAAAAAAAGCTCGTGTTGCGGTGAGTGCGATTATGCATCCAGATAAAATGGAGCTTATTCCTGAATATTTGGGTTTTTTAGAATCAATTGGAGTAGATGATATTATTGTAGGCGATCCTGGTGTGATTTATGTCTTACAACGAGATGGATATAAACTACCTTATGTATATAATGCTGAAACAATGGTGACTAGTTCAAGGCAAGTAAACTTTTGGGCCAAACGTGGGGCAACTGGTGCAATTTTAGCTAGAGAAATTCCGTTTGAGGAGTTGCAACAAATTGCCAAAGATACGCAAGTCTTTACTGAAGTTTTAGTGTATGGTGCGACTTGTATCCATCACTCAAAACGCCCATTGATTACAAATTATTTTAATTTTACGAAGCAACAAGACAATGTTTCTAAAGAAGATGGGTTGTTTATATCTGAACCTAAAGATGAAGAAACACATTATTCTATTTTCGAAGATAAGCATGGGACACACATTTAT contains:
- a CDS encoding peptidase U32 family protein produces the protein MIEISTTVDSLEQARQLVELDIDVICFGEEEFGLRLPHYFAREEMTELVQLAHSKGKKARVAVSAIMHPDKMELIPEYLGFLESIGVDDIIVGDPGVIYVLQRDGYKLPYVYNAETMVTSSRQVNFWAKRGATGAILAREIPFEELQQIAKDTQVFTEVLVYGATCIHHSKRPLITNYFNFTKQQDNVSKEDGLFISEPKDEETHYSIFEDKHGTHIYATNDVDLMFELKELYDAGLRHWKLDGMYTPGEDFVSIVSSFITAKKALIGDTWTQDLAKSLQKTIMEHHPKGRSLDTGFYYLDPEEIK
- a CDS encoding CtsR family transcriptional regulator, giving the protein MENKNMSDIIEEYLKELLVNEDIIEIKRAEIADQFNCVPSQINYVINTRFTIPKGYRVESKRGGGGYIRIVKVKLIQYKTKLCEEIPEMISNGLTESEAFAILNELQDNDIITLREKHLLHSAFKLTGISRSTEEKLLRANMMIDVLERLTYEEEERDI
- a CDS encoding ATP-dependent Clp protease ATP-binding subunit; the encoded protein is MSELFTKRANDVLELAQESARYFKHDVVGTEDLLLGLVKEPRGVGGKAIRKLNIDEETIFEEIEQVVQYGSYKTKKGQLLPYSPRAKDVLAFAGEEAKRLGAPSIGTEHILLALIREDTLLSARILQNFTVDLKKLRKDILKRVGINENSKNGKSRKTAKSLTNEGTPTLESLARDLTQSAREKRLDPLVGRDTEVERLIQILSRRTKNNPVLVGDPGVGKTAIAEGLAQRIVEANVPKDMRNKRVMMLDMGAVVAGTKYRGEFEDRMKKLVDEIYHDGEVILFIDELHTLIGAGGAEGAIDASNILKPALARGELQTIGATTLDEYQKYIEKDPALERRFAKILVDEPNEEETIDILSGLKTQYEEHHQVAITQEAIEAAVKLSIRYINDRQLPDKAIDLIDEAAAKVRLNQAEKPSPIVKQQQVLADIYKEKEEAIISQNFAEVVEIREIEKKALKKLAKLVEKQEKESTGYTQKVTEEDIESVISQWTGIPLTQLEKKESERLLDLEKVMHERVVGQEEAVESVSRAIRRARSGLKSPNRPIGSFMFLGPTGVGKTELAKTIAEVMFGSEDALIRVDMSEFMEKHSTSRLVGSPPGYVGYDEGGQLTERIRQKPYSVVLLDEVEKAHPDVFNVLLQVLDDGHLTDAKGRKVDFKNTIIIMTSNIGATSLRDEKTVGFGVANETKDYKAMKSRILEELKKSFRPEFLNRVDEVVVFHSLNKQQLHDIVKIMSKDVVERLKEQDITLKLTSAAIDVISSEGFDPEYGARPIRRALQKEVEDRLSELLLSGELQTGDIVTLGASKGKINTKVKKVEKV